The stretch of DNA tgccTATACCTGTTCCTTCGTGTTCGGGCACCTGTGATAGTGTTTAAATATCACTGTCAAGACCTGCTGCGGTCTtcgtatttttgcttttagcATTAGCTTCCCCTATGTTTATATCATCCTTCACCTCAGCCTTCCTACGGCCCCTAATAACAAAGAACACAAGCAACccaagcaacagcaaaagcaaaggaatTAAAAATATTAACACTTTCGTTGTCCCAATCCAGCCACTTTTGGCCTCGCTGCCCTCATCATCATGGTCAGCATTTACGTCGTCCCCTTCACCACTTTCTTTCGACTCCTCTTTCAATTCCTCAGCCAATTTTTCTACAtccttcttcagtttctcttcAGATTCCTCGgcgtccttcttttcctcttttgcaGCCTCTGCATCTTCGGTGGCTTTGACgcgctcctcctccgcttCCTCAAATGCCTTTCTCGAATCTTTTGCCTGCTTTTCTGCGGCCTTTTCAGTTGCCTCAGCTTCCTCAACAGCCTCCAGcaacatctttttcttttcttcactcaccGGCTGACCCGCCTCCTTTGCCTTCTCAGCCTTCTCAGCTTCCAAGCGCCTGGCCTCCGCCTGTTCCTCAGCGGCCACTCGTCTCGCCTCAGCCTCCTCCAAAGCCTTTCTCGCTTCCTCAGCAGCCTTCTCAGCAGCCTGGCGtttcgcctcctcctccgccgcCCGCGCCTCTgctgctttccttctctcctcaTGCTGTGCAAGAGACTCTTTGTAACCCTCTAGCACTTTCTTAGAGTAGTGAAAAACCCTTAAAGCTAGGGTCGCATCCTTCTCGACCTTCGATATTAAATGTGCCGTTACTCTGTAGTTCCAAAGCCAGTTCTCCAGCACTGTGCATGGTCGTCCAGCGGGAGCTGCTTGGTGAGCGGGTGCGCCTGCTCCACATATCATAACACGAGCGGAGTACGGTTTGGGTTTTACCTGGTTCCATATTTCGAGTGCCCTCTCCATGTTGGAGAACGTCGTTTGTGTAATGACGCTGTCCACTACTTTGTAGTTGCATAAAATGCTGTATTTATGGGGATCAAGCCTCGAATGTTCATAGTAGTAGTCTCGCTTGTACGCGTTGGGTAAGCAGTTCTCATTTCGACCGTAGCCAGGAAGGACGTCATGACTCGCCGTCCTGTCAACACAATGCCACGTCAGCACTTGGTCGAGAGCTGCACTTGCATTTGCCGCCGCTGCCTTAGCCCGCTCTCCTGTGCCCCCCATGTACTTGATTATGCCATTGCCCAGCGATTTCATGTACTGTATTTCCCGAAGCTTATTTGAAGGGAATGATAACTCCATTCCCTTGTCATCCGATATTTTACGAAAATTCGCATTCGCATTGTTGACATACATATACGCCTGCTGTTCAAACATGTCAACCCTGGAGTTCACGCCGTCAagcatcttcttcatttcgCACAGTGTCGTAGCCCCTTGTCCATCAAGTTGCCGAGCACCTGCTGTTAcatattgtttttgtgcaaCAGAGAGCTCCTCCGCCCAAGTCACATCGAGCGCACATATGCCGCAGAGGAGAAATACTGTTGCAGTAGTGCGTAATGTAACAGGCATCGTTGACATCCGTTAAAACTTATCTGTCACCCTCCTCTGATCACCACTTCCTCAGCTTGTCAGTCTCAACCTCACGTTACCTTGGCCGTAGAAATATGCAATCAACTACAGTCAAATATCcaagagaaaataagaaagggaagggaatcgATAGAAACGACCAAAGAGTAAAAATATGCGCAATTgagcaaaggaaataatatgcGTATCCAATAGCGGATTTGTTGCAGTTCACCCGAACATGGACAACCTCCACGGCAGTCTTTCATTACACCCTTCATAGTAGCGCAAGGAATGTATGAATACCCTTAACACATGAAATAAGCAATACGTATGAAAAAAGGCATCAGCACTGGTATCCGCAGCTACCAATGCGGCCCTACCTCAAACCGGTAGTATGTGGGAAAAGGGTAATAACCTTGAGATGAGCTGCAAGGAACTGGTCAGACCGAAACATTACAAGCAACGGtataaaaagcaagaaacgaaaacataTAAAAAGCACCCTTATATCACTTATAGCAACCGATTTCAATTCCAGTTCCAAAAtcatacacacaaatgccTATGTCTGTTCCTTCGTGTTCGGGCACAAGAGAAGGTGGTTAAATATCACTGTCAAGACCTGCTGCGGTCTtcgtatttttgcttttagcACCGCCTTCCTCTATGTTTATATCATCCTTCACCTCAGCCTTCCTACGGCCCCTAATAACAAAGAACACAAGCAACccaagcaacagcaaaagcaaaggaatTAAAAATACTAACACTTTCGTTGTCCCAATCCAGCCACTCTTGGCCTCGCTGCCCTCATCATCATGGTCAGCATTTACGTCGTCCTCTTCACCACTTTCTTTCGACTCCTCTTTCAATTCCTCCGCCAATTTTTCTACATCCTTCTTCAGTTCCTCTTCGGACCGTCCGATGGTATCCCTGTTCTGCTTTGCAGCCTCTGCATCTTCGGTGGCTTTGACgcgctcctcctccgcttCCTCAAATGCCTTTCTCGAATCTTTTGCCTGCTTTTCTGCAGCCTTTTCAGTTGCCTCAGCTTTCTCAACAGCCTCCAGcaacatctttttcttttcttcactcaccGGCTGACCCGCCTCCTTTGCCTTCTCAGCCTTCTCAGCTTCCAAGCGCCTGGCCTCCGCCTGTTCCTCAGCGGCCACTCGTCTCGCCTCAGCCTCCTCAAATGCCTTTCTCGCTTCCTCAGCAGCCTTCTCAGCAGCCTGGCGtttcgcctcctcctccgccgcCCGCGCCTCTgctgctttccttctctcctcaTGCTGTGCAAGAGACTCCTTCGAACTTTCTAGGATTTTCTCAGAGTAGCGGTATACGAATAGAGCAACATCCAAATCCCTGTGGAGCCGCGCTATCAAGTGGGTTGCCACTTCGTAGCTCCGCATCCAGTTCTCCAGCACTGTGCATGGTCGCCCTGGTGGAGCTGCTTGGTGAACGGGTGCGCCCGCTCCACATATCATAACACGCATATGGTACGGCTTGGGCTTTACCTGGTTCCATATTTCGAGTGCCCTCTCCATGTTGGAGAACGTCGTTTGAGTAGTGGTGCTACTGACCACTTTGTAGTTGCATAAAATGCTGTATTTATGGGGATCAAGCCTCGAATGTTCATAGTAGTAGTCTCGCTTATACGCGTTAGGTTCACAATTTGCATTTGGAGTAGAACTGTATGAGGACTCGCGACTCTCCGTCCTGTCAACACAATGCCATTTTAGCACCTCATCGAGAGCTGCGCTTGCATTTGCCGCCGCCTTTTTAGCCCTTCCTTCGGTTGCATTCATGAGATATGCGATGTCGTCAAGCCTCGTCTTCATGTACTGCATTTGCTGATGTTGATCTCCAGATAGCGATGCTGCCATTACCTTGTCATCCGATATTTTACGAAAATTCGCATTCGCATTGTTGACATACATATAGATTTGTTGTTCAAATGTGTCAACCCTGGAGTTCACACCGTCAAGCAACTTTTTCATGGTACACAGTGTCGCCGCAGCTTCACCATCAAGTTGCCGCCCATGTGCTGTCACATACTGTTTTTGCGCAACAGAGAGCTCCTCCGCCCAAGTCACATCGAGCGCACATATGCCGCAGAGGAGAAATACTGTTGCAGTAGTGCATAATGTAACAGGCATCGTTGACATCCGTTAAAACTTATCTGTCACCCTCCTCTGATCACCACTTCCTCAGCTTGTCAGTCTCAACCTCACGTTACCTTGGCCGTAGAAATATGCAATCAACTACAGTCAAATATCcaagagaaaataagaaagggaagggaatcgATAGAAACGACCAAAGAGTAAAAATATGCGCGATTgagcaaaggaaataatatgcGTATCCAATAGCGGATTTGTTGCAGTTCACCCGAACATGGACAACCTCCACGGCGGTCTTTCATTACACCCTTCATAGTAGCGCAAGGAATGTATGAATACCCTTAACACATGAAATAAGCAATACGTATGAAAAAAGGCATCAGCACTGGTATCCGCAGCTACCAATGCGGCCCTACCTCAAACCGGTAGTATGTGGGAAAAGGGTTGTAGTTGTAAAGTTTTCTGTAAAATTCCTGAAATGTGACAAAAGATTGTGAAAAGACGAAACCGGCAGCAgatgggggaagggggaagggagcGGCGTTGTCAAGTGCGACGAAGATTTTTTACGCTATATTGACTGCTCCTTTTCATGCTTCACGGTGGGAGTAATGCGAGGCAACTCCACAAAGGCGTCAATGGCCGGCGTATCCTTAACCGCTCTTTCCTCGCTAAAAAGGCCGTCGTTGTGGATGTTGTGATACAACTGCATTTCTCTCCGCCCACGGAtgacaaagaagagaaacgaCCCGAGCAGCAAGAGTAAGATAATGAAACGCACTAATAATCGCGTGATTCTATGGTTGTCACGTTGATGGGCATCAAACACTTCATCACCTTTGTCGTATTTGCTGACTCTCGCGAGGCTCTGGTACACCTCCTTTTTCAAGTCTGCACACGATCGCAAGGTGTCCTCTGCCTCCCACTGTGCAATAATCGCCGCATCATCAGCCTTCATCATCTCTGTTTCGGCTCCTTCCAGTGCCTTCTTTGATATTTCTGCCTCTTTCTCGACTTCCCTCAACCTAGACTTTGCATCCTTCTCTGcctgtatttttttcctgctctcCCCAGCCATCAGAAGGGCGGCCGCCTcaagcttctccttgttAGCCTTCGCCTCCTCCAGTGCCTTGCTCAATTCTTCGATTTTCGTCGTCACTTCCCGCAGTTTGCTCTCAGCTTCCCTCACGGCATCGGCATCCCGGCTCCTGGCTTCCGCATCCCTTTTAAGTAATAGCCACCTCTTTTCAACATCTTCGAAGACATTTCTCGCCTCATTGACAACTCTACCGGCTGCCTGATGTTTCGACCTTTCCTCTACGGCACGTTCGTTTGCGGCCTTATCCTCCTCATGGACGCCCTCGGCCGACGTCCCTTCGCCCAGCGAGAGCATTTCTGCATATTTTCGGATTCTGACAGCAACGTGGGTTAAATCGTAGAGCCTCCTCATAGAATACCTTGATGCGTTGTAATCCTCTAGCCAAGATTCACGCAGCATGCATGGCACCAGCGTTTCAGTGGCTTCGTCCCTCCACTGACCGTTCCAACATTCAGATAGACGCGTTAGGTTGGGTTTGGGCTTCACAAAATTCCACTTGTCAAGTGCCCTCCCCATCGTTTCAAACGATGCAACAGTATCTCCGCTGCGGATAACCTTGTAGTCACACAGAATACTGTTGTTCCTGCGATCATTCACGTGATAATAGTGGAACCGCTCCCTTGAAAACGCGTCAGGATCACAGTTAGCGCCAGTGCTATAATTATAAGGAGACCCTCTCATCTTTTCAACATCGATGCAGTGCCATTTAAGTATATCCGAAAGAAGTCTGCTAGCATCCAAAGCTGCCTCTTTAGTTCGCTTATAAGCCGCCTCGATGTGCTTTCTAACGGCCTCAACAAGCTCTCTGGTCATAAGTATCTCctcctgttttttcttcgtgagAGATGTTCTTATGTTATCGCTAATTGTTACATTCGAGAGTACGGTCTTCGCTTTACTCAGCTGCGACAACGCCTCACTCTCAAGGAAAAACGCCCTTTCGGAAACGAGGTCAACAATTGCTTTGATAACACATATCGACCGTGCACCCTCACCAtcaactttttttcctccgctgGTGACATACGATTTCCACCATACTAGCTCCTCCGCCCAAGTCACATCGAGCGCACATATGCCGCAGAGGAGAAATACTGTTGCAGTAATGCGTAATGTAACAGGCATCATTGGAAACCATCAAAACTTATCTGTCACCCTCCTCTGATCACCACTTCCTCAGCTTGTCAGTCTCAACCCCACGTTACCTTGGCCGTAGAAATATGCAATCAACTACAGTCAAATATCcaagagaaaataagaaagggaagggaatcgATAGAAACGACCAAAGAGTAAAAATATGCGCGATTgagcaaaggaaataatatgcGTATCCAATAGCGGATTTGTTGCAGTTCACCCGAACATGGACAACCTCCACGGCAGTCTTTCATTACACCCCTCGTAGTAGCTGCAAACCTCGGCATGCTATGAGCCATCCGGCCACCGCAGCTCCCCTTGGTGATGGTGTTGAGTGCGTTGAGCTAAAGTGCCTTTACAAATAAAGGCCAAAGTGACCATTTCAGAAGATAGCACAAGGCCTGTCAAATCATAAAAAAGAGCAGGAGCACGGGAAATGGCTGctgagaaaaaagacaaagaggTGTATAGataaaagggggaagcagCTAGATGGTGGAACGCTTTACGACTGTGGCAGCCGCAAGGGTGCAGCAAAGTCTATGATGTTTGAAAAACGGTTGCGGCACATACCACGAAGCATCAACAACAGTGCTGGGTGGCGAAACACAAAGTGACAGAGTCGCTCGCGGTTTACTgtatcacacacacacacacacacacactgacAATGCGC from Trypanosoma brucei brucei TREU927 chromosome 5, complete sequence encodes:
- a CDS encoding 75 kDa invariant surface glycoprotein, putative; the encoded protein is MMPVTLRITATVFLLCGICALDVTWAEELVWWKSYVTSGGKKVDGEGARSICVIKAIVDLVSERAFFLESEALSQLSKAKTVLSNVTISDNIRTSLTKKKQEEILMTRELVEAVRKHIEAAYKRTKEAALDASRLLSDILKWHCIDVEKMRGSPYNYSTGANCDPDAFSRERFHYYHVNDRRNNSILCDYKVIRSGDTVASFETMGRALDKWNFVKPKPNLTRLSECWNGQWRDEATETLVPCMLRESWLEDYNASRYSMRRLYDLTHVAVRIRKYAEMLSLGEGTSAEGVHEEDKAANERAVEERSKHQAAGRVVNEARNVFEDVEKRWLLLKRDAEARSRDADAVREAESKLREVTTKIEELSKALEEAKANKEKLEAAALLMAGESRKKIQAEKDAKSRLREVEKEAEISKKALEGAETEMMKADDAAIIAQWEAEDTLRSCADLKKEVYQSLARVSKYDKGDEVFDAHQRDNHRITRLLVRFIILLLLLGSFLFFVIRGRREMQLYHNIHNDGLFSEERAVKDTPAIDAFVELPRITPTVKHEKEQSI
- a CDS encoding 75 kDa invariant surface glycoprotein (identical to GP:161948: 75 kDa invariant surface glycoprotein {Trypanosoma brucei} (PMID:7723788) (PMID:1587856)), encoding MSTMPVTLRTTATVFLLCGICALDVTWAEELSVAQKQYVTAGARQLDGQGATTLCEMKKMLDGVNSRVDMFEQQAYMYVNNANANFRKISDDKGMELSFPSNKLREIQYMKSLGNGIIKYMGGTGERAKAAAANASAALDQVLTWHCVDRTASHDVLPGYGRNENCLPNAYKRDYYYEHSRLDPHKYSILCNYKVVDSVITQTTFSNMERALEIWNQVKPKPYSARVMICGAGAPAHQAAPAGRPCTVLENWLWNYRVTAHLISKVEKDATLALRVFHYSKKVLEGYKESLAQHEERRKAAEARAAEEEAKRQAAEKAAEEARKALEEAEARRVAAEEQAEARRLEAEKAEKAKEAGQPVSEEKKKMLLEAVEEAEATEKAAEKQAKDSRKAFEEAEEERVKATEDAEAAKEEKKDAEESEEKLKKDVEKLAEELKEESKESGEGDDVNADHDDEGSEAKSGWIGTTKVLIFLIPLLLLLLGLLVFFVIRGRRKAEVKDDINIGEANAKSKNTKTAAGLDSDI
- a CDS encoding 75 kDa invariant surface glycoprotein, putative (similar to GP:790931: invariant surface glycoprotein {Trypanosoma brucei}(PMID:7723788)), yielding MSTMPVTLCTTATVFLLCGICALDVTWAEELSVAQKQYVTAHGRQLDGEAAATLCTMKKLLDGVNSRVDTFEQQIYMYVNNANANFRKISDDKVMAASLSGDQHQQMQYMKTRLDDIAYLMNATEGRAKKAAANASAALDEVLKWHCVDRTESRESSYSSTPNANCEPNAYKRDYYYEHSRLDPHKYSILCNYKVVSSTTTQTTFSNMERALEIWNQVKPKPYHMRVMICGAGAPVHQAAPPGRPCTVLENWMRSYEVATHLIARLHRDLDVALFVYRYSEKILESSKESLAQHEERRKAAEARAAEEEAKRQAAEKAAEEARKAFEEAEARRVAAEEQAEARRLEAEKAEKAKEAGQPVSEEKKKMLLEAVEKAEATEKAAEKQAKDSRKAFEEAEEERVKATEDAEAAKQNRDTIGRSEEELKKDVEKLAEELKEESKESGEEDDVNADHDDEGSEAKSGWIGTTKVLVFLIPLLLLLLGLLVFFVIRGRRKAEVKDDINIEEGGAKSKNTKTAAGLDSDI